From a region of the Sphingopyxis sp. YR583 genome:
- a CDS encoding NUDIX hydrolase, giving the protein MTEDEFLTGYNPNEFERPSMTVDLVLMSVVDGAPTALLRRRDEHPFQGKWALPGGFVGIDESLDAAAGRLLETEARLANAYIEQLYTFGAPDRDPRMRIITVAYFALLPADRFAATLKASADLTLAELLIPWEGETGGPVTVCSEDGEPLPLAFDHAEILGLAVKRLRGKLDYSSIAFSLLPELFTLRQLQDVHEAILGVRLNKPAFRRRMLDKGWVEGTGERETGASFRPAELYRFKPQN; this is encoded by the coding sequence ATGACCGAAGATGAGTTTCTCACAGGCTACAACCCGAACGAATTCGAGCGGCCCTCCATGACCGTTGACTTGGTGCTGATGAGCGTCGTCGATGGCGCGCCCACAGCATTGTTGCGTCGCCGCGACGAGCATCCTTTCCAAGGTAAATGGGCATTGCCTGGTGGCTTCGTCGGGATAGATGAGAGTCTCGATGCCGCGGCCGGACGGCTGCTTGAGACCGAAGCCAGGCTGGCCAATGCCTACATCGAACAGCTCTACACTTTCGGTGCCCCTGACCGCGATCCCCGAATGCGCATCATCACAGTCGCCTATTTTGCGCTTCTGCCGGCAGATCGCTTCGCAGCAACGCTCAAGGCAAGCGCCGACCTGACACTGGCGGAACTACTAATTCCTTGGGAGGGCGAGACCGGGGGTCCCGTGACGGTGTGCAGCGAGGATGGAGAACCTTTGCCACTCGCCTTTGATCATGCCGAGATACTTGGCCTCGCGGTCAAGCGCCTGCGCGGCAAGCTCGATTATTCATCGATCGCTTTCTCGTTGCTGCCAGAGCTTTTTACGTTGCGTCAGTTGCAGGACGTTCACGAAGCTATCCTCGGTGTCCGGCTGAACAAGCCGGCTTTTCGGCGACGTATGCTCGACAAAGGGTGGGTTGAGGGAACGGGCGAGCGCGAGACTGGCGCATCGTTCAGACCTGCAGAACTCTACCGTTTCAAACCACAGAATTGA
- a CDS encoding SPFH domain-containing protein yields the protein MAQITNFAFIARLRSDASHHVIRYRNGRIRQSGRGLVFWFRPETASVAEVPMDDREMTLFVKGRSADFQQVNVQGILGWRVAEPDRVAERIDFTIGLANGQYIREPIERIETRLAGLVNQATLQYLAEAPVRALLDAGVEPLRQRLEAALANDPALTEIGLAIVAVRLNNLAPSSELERALQTPTFEALQQKADEAMFERRALAVDKERAIAENELGNKTELARREKQLIAEEAENARDRAAGLAEAQKVEAEAEAGRIRIVEGAKAEAEQAHIAVYRNLPPAVLLGLAARELAGNLDTIEHLNVTPDLLAAVMREFRPAPAGAITEQ from the coding sequence ATGGCACAGATCACGAATTTCGCTTTCATCGCGCGGTTGCGCAGCGATGCCAGTCACCACGTCATCCGTTATCGCAACGGGCGCATTCGCCAGAGCGGGCGGGGCCTCGTTTTCTGGTTCCGGCCTGAAACGGCTAGCGTTGCCGAGGTCCCGATGGACGACCGCGAGATGACACTGTTCGTGAAGGGGCGTAGCGCCGACTTCCAGCAAGTGAACGTCCAGGGCATTCTTGGCTGGCGGGTCGCCGAACCGGACCGGGTGGCCGAACGCATCGATTTCACCATCGGCCTCGCCAACGGTCAGTATATCCGTGAACCGATTGAACGGATCGAGACGCGGCTTGCCGGCCTCGTGAATCAGGCGACGTTGCAATATCTGGCTGAGGCCCCGGTGCGTGCGCTGCTCGATGCCGGCGTCGAACCGCTCCGCCAGAGACTGGAAGCCGCACTCGCAAACGATCCGGCTCTCACTGAAATTGGTCTCGCTATCGTCGCAGTCCGATTGAACAATCTCGCGCCGAGCAGCGAGCTGGAACGCGCGCTTCAAACGCCGACATTTGAAGCGCTCCAGCAGAAGGCGGATGAGGCGATGTTCGAACGCCGCGCGCTCGCGGTCGACAAGGAGCGCGCGATTGCGGAGAATGAACTCGGCAACAAAACTGAGCTTGCTCGCCGCGAGAAGCAGCTGATCGCAGAGGAAGCCGAGAACGCCAGAGATCGTGCCGCCGGTCTCGCCGAGGCCCAGAAGGTCGAGGCGGAGGCTGAAGCAGGCCGTATCCGCATCGTGGAAGGCGCTAAGGCCGAGGCCGAGCAGGCCCATATCGCAGTTTATCGCAATCTGCCGCCAGCCGTTCTCTTGGGACTGGCAGCACGCGAACTTGCCGGCAATCTCGACACGATCGAGCATCTGAACGTCACGCCCGATCTGCTCGCGGCGGTCATGCGTGAGTTCAGGCCGGCCCCTGCCGGGGCAATCACCGAGCAGTAA
- a CDS encoding NAD(+)/NADH kinase: MTSTAPRAVFVTRETDYELLLARHATREQARFYLDTRGQELAQLEARQEQFQAVLRQARAAVPVDWRQTLVRRADLDRFLFAPEDVIVAVGQDGLVANVAKYLTDQPVLGVNPAPDLYDGVLVRVGLNRLGAALPACIHGDVAVENRTMVEGVLDTGEKLVALNELFVGHRSHQSARYRIAVGDTTEDHSSSGLIVASGTGATGWARSIMEATGQQVALEPQERAVGYFVREPFPSIATDTLLRAGKLDQTALQVTSRMNDGGVIFADGIEQDFLLFDWGRQVSLAPSERILRLITT, translated from the coding sequence ATGACCTCCACTGCCCCCCGCGCTGTGTTTGTGACGCGCGAGACCGACTATGAACTGCTTCTCGCGCGCCACGCGACGCGCGAACAGGCCCGTTTCTATCTCGACACGCGCGGGCAAGAGCTGGCCCAGCTTGAGGCGCGGCAGGAGCAGTTTCAGGCGGTCCTACGTCAGGCCCGGGCAGCCGTCCCCGTCGATTGGCGACAAACCCTCGTTCGCCGTGCTGATCTTGATCGCTTCCTTTTCGCGCCCGAAGACGTGATCGTGGCCGTCGGGCAGGATGGCCTAGTCGCTAACGTTGCCAAATATCTGACTGACCAACCTGTGCTGGGGGTTAACCCCGCACCCGATCTTTACGACGGCGTCCTCGTCCGCGTCGGACTGAATCGGCTCGGCGCAGCCTTGCCCGCCTGCATCCATGGCGACGTTGCGGTCGAGAACCGGACAATGGTCGAGGGCGTACTGGACACTGGCGAAAAGCTGGTGGCGTTAAATGAACTGTTCGTGGGGCATCGCAGCCATCAATCGGCGAGGTATCGGATCGCGGTTGGCGATACCACCGAAGATCATTCTTCAAGTGGTCTGATCGTCGCGTCCGGTACAGGGGCGACCGGTTGGGCGCGCTCGATCATGGAGGCGACCGGACAGCAGGTGGCGCTCGAGCCGCAGGAGCGCGCGGTTGGCTATTTCGTCCGCGAACCATTCCCCAGCATCGCGACTGACACTCTGCTTCGTGCTGGAAAGCTAGACCAGACCGCCCTTCAGGTCACGTCGCGCATGAACGATGGCGGCGTCATATTTGCCGATGGTATCGAGCAAGATTTTCTGCTTTTCGACTGGGGCAGGCAGGTGTCGCTTGCTCCTTCCGAGCGTATACTTCGCCTGATTACGACGTGA
- a CDS encoding sigma-54 interaction domain-containing protein codes for MPAEILPDLLREPDRRLAESSAERPGAESSFGAIVTRSPAMKRVVALARKAAPRNVPLLIEGESGTGKELMARAVHSISPRAGKAMVVVNCGAIPTNLVESRLFGHNKGAFTGADRAQPGCFEEADGGTLFLDEVGELPLSAQVALLRVLQEGEVTRIGENIVREVDVRVIAATNRDLFAETIERRFREDLFYRLAVLRIHLPPLREREGDLPLLLDELLARINEEMADDPLFKAKDLDAGARAVLLDQRWPGNVRELQNTLRRALVWSDRQMLQADDIADALLPEIVPRNDDILDRPIGKGFNLDQILRDVETHYISRALDSAGGNKSRAARLIGYSSYQQLDARRAKLGL; via the coding sequence TTGCCGGCCGAGATTCTTCCCGACCTGTTGCGCGAGCCCGATCGTCGCCTCGCCGAATCCTCGGCCGAACGCCCGGGCGCGGAAAGCAGTTTTGGAGCAATCGTCACGCGAAGCCCAGCAATGAAACGCGTTGTGGCCCTCGCGAGAAAGGCAGCTCCGCGCAATGTGCCGCTCCTCATCGAAGGGGAGTCGGGTACCGGCAAGGAGCTGATGGCGCGCGCGGTTCATTCGATCAGCCCGCGCGCAGGCAAGGCCATGGTCGTGGTGAACTGCGGCGCGATCCCCACCAATCTCGTCGAATCGCGGCTTTTCGGGCACAATAAGGGCGCCTTTACCGGCGCCGACCGGGCGCAGCCGGGCTGCTTCGAGGAAGCCGATGGCGGCACCCTGTTCCTCGACGAGGTGGGCGAACTGCCGCTTTCGGCGCAGGTGGCGCTCTTGCGCGTACTCCAGGAAGGGGAGGTAACGCGCATTGGCGAAAATATCGTGCGCGAGGTCGATGTGCGGGTCATCGCCGCAACCAATCGCGACCTTTTTGCCGAGACGATCGAGCGGCGGTTTCGCGAAGACCTTTTCTATCGCCTCGCCGTCCTGCGTATCCATTTGCCGCCCTTGCGCGAGCGGGAAGGCGATTTGCCGCTGCTGCTCGACGAGCTGCTGGCCCGGATCAACGAAGAGATGGCGGATGATCCACTCTTCAAGGCGAAGGATCTCGATGCCGGGGCACGCGCCGTGCTCTTGGATCAGCGTTGGCCCGGAAATGTTCGGGAACTCCAAAACACTTTGCGCCGCGCACTTGTATGGTCAGATCGGCAGATGCTGCAGGCCGACGACATCGCGGATGCGCTCTTGCCGGAAATTGTCCCGCGAAACGATGACATATTGGACCGGCCAATCGGCAAAGGGTTCAATCTGGATCAAATTCTTCGGGACGTGGAAACCCATTATATAAGTCGCGCGCTTGATAGCGCCGGCGGAAACAAGTCGCGTGCGGCTCGACTTATCGGCTATTCCAGTTATCAGCAGCTCGATGCACGGCGCGCGAAACTCGGTTTGTAA
- a CDS encoding Cap15 family cyclic dinucleotide receptor domain-containing protein: MSLEHEYALLGGYNRSAVGKWIARASATISAAAVFVLLSAIDLARSFGINANLPPAVLSLVGAGMVYTLLYWLFDHYAWRIGLLGRLLKVPHLAGSWVCEGVSLDKNPPFPWNARITIVQSWDRIRVHLETSQSSSDSVAAALLYDAAVGYRLLYHYRNHPRVGETDLAAHHGFAELIFPSDGSSASGEYFNGRGRNTFGTMNLVKEAK; the protein is encoded by the coding sequence ATGTCCCTCGAACACGAATATGCCCTGCTTGGTGGTTACAACCGTTCGGCTGTCGGAAAATGGATCGCCCGCGCGTCCGCCACGATCTCGGCGGCAGCGGTCTTCGTTCTGTTGTCCGCCATCGACCTCGCCCGCTCCTTCGGGATCAACGCCAACCTCCCGCCCGCCGTTCTCTCGCTCGTCGGCGCGGGAATGGTCTACACCCTGCTCTACTGGCTCTTCGATCATTACGCTTGGCGCATCGGTCTGCTCGGTCGCTTGCTCAAGGTTCCACATCTCGCGGGAAGCTGGGTGTGTGAAGGCGTGAGCCTCGACAAGAACCCGCCTTTTCCCTGGAACGCGAGGATCACGATCGTCCAGTCGTGGGATCGCATCCGTGTCCATCTCGAGACCAGCCAGTCCTCGTCTGACAGCGTCGCGGCAGCCCTCCTCTACGATGCGGCGGTCGGATACCGGCTGCTCTATCACTACCGCAACCACCCGCGCGTGGGCGAGACCGATCTCGCCGCACACCACGGCTTTGCCGAACTCATCTTCCCCTCTGACGGCAGCTCCGCATCGGGCGAATATTTCAACGGCCGCGGCCGGAACACTTTTGGAACCATGAATCTCGTAAAGGAGGCCAAGTGA
- a CDS encoding AAA family ATPase, which produces MLDRLAAAVDAMRAHPEPALVEWAGALAEAIEAHLAASSRAEEDAAALAERRAAVKAMLVGLDSVIAARIGTVPVDAMTIDMVDRMENTLASLDGAHAALGRAQEAWRLAATAGKAERDAATAEFDRAESERDAALDRLEQALSDCVAELGDAAEEEELPLFAAVLPDDGDREVGASPQGDDASPGDGEERDEVAADSANGNPADDGSYEWPDVEEAMVEDALAETMPSEGAAAEPVRELALLTEPLPLAEPDFDAAPLARNEPDAPDEPQPQLPRWEEWIAAALEGKRYGLAVHLADGRRLSGAELPGSFPAPAIEALLTGNGVHTAFNKPWVAYQELAEALIAIAKNSNGQPTDLLLLAGAMRPAMLQSDTAMAVIDALDGGIGAAFKPLRRVIQNVATLRLVHMADLAAAPDQEEKHRRAGDIKDRLTAWRAGAPTRKTNYQPATAVWQELVSPAGIIGRAFQLALAGKGDALSAVRSQVALLKDEDAIIDGVQSLLAKGIRRDAIEGVARKQIRGLIGSATELLGEWIAVNEEIGRTDDPHHSHRTALVGAIAQSREILAGLDRDTPSLDAAIATFDAVLTDLDEQLRGTAYTPLYPDVALDSEIALLAHFPLNARRSFRVLGNDVEELARAAEIAFSPALSTIASAFDEALRLGAASSARRLLPGLDPQNDEADVARVAASVVRSREELEERKRRLRQRLDDLQIASTSSSSALDELEGAMTSFEQLVIAELPLDIGEPGSIADFPAANAELDRIARSLERIRAPQRANLETRIAALEKLYGGLDDCRAQLERGDLGTLAEEVDQIEKHGIVDAAEGAPLSLLRRFADLLKAAGDKPSVPIGNLPKAAREGEKLELFDFTALKPLDRERSTKLLEAWNMLRRMTSPGLRRDKRGDPLVKVGAAAADVLAALGFTGVKAKDPKRDKSWFQFSMATVPLRDRDVCPVAAFGSERVNGNDRVAHYPVIVVSPGDIDACIGSFDQLPEQAILLFTDPLDARQRRELQRRARRSTRSIAVADTLTIAALATTREAGTRQFFELAIPYGSSHTYSDTGSDTAIENFFGRDAEMRALVDSRGTCFVYGGRQLGKTALLKQIELRENGNDDRVALYCYIKPVGDTEGADDVWKEIQRRVQARGMVLPKAPSIQEQLKAWVLQKAGRYLLIMLDEADAFLAGEMKANFPIIEQMKAMMEETQRAIKFVFAGLHNVQRFYRAPNSPLLHLGLPVNVGPLLGTDRVAARQMAIAPMAALGFEFEDQIDAYHMLSLIGFYPSLMQSFGMAVVTAMNTQLGRGTGPVSMPFRIKREVIDACFNQQTFRTSVVRRLQNTLKLDERYELITYAVWSRMQDDSLAGLSTAFGYTASEISRLSRDWWPAGFAETESLESFTAILDEMEEMGVLARKGDLYALRSQRIAAMLGGKVEIESRMQELIERPPTRSPDPLSSHRRMGARWSPLALRQEAALVKHLTDPAGPRIFLIGAAPAAGLDRLGDAINELIASPAVPLTSPRRLKDADAATIIEVAGRQRREASPEAPRVLLVEGKLPTVDGLALLRRDRVFRETQRPVRLVLCGTPTADIAALSPERDLLSIQVGPLSHEAIAHWMSREEFPEDERIQSALRSATGGWLDVLERNPVTSAVRKRGVDAMIEMIGAAAGSFTSADLGLDAEALEFAGALLKAQGGGGSSEGEMADWATLVDERAGAARLRLLDALGVVETLPTAGETAVRAFNPLAARLLA; this is translated from the coding sequence GTGCTCGACCGTCTCGCAGCCGCCGTCGATGCGATGCGTGCGCATCCCGAGCCGGCGCTGGTCGAATGGGCGGGTGCGCTTGCCGAAGCCATCGAAGCGCACCTCGCTGCCTCCTCGCGCGCCGAGGAGGATGCCGCCGCGTTGGCCGAGCGCCGCGCGGCCGTGAAAGCGATGCTTGTCGGCCTCGACAGCGTCATCGCGGCCCGCATTGGAACCGTTCCTGTCGATGCGATGACGATCGACATGGTCGATCGCATGGAAAATACGCTCGCAAGCCTCGACGGCGCGCATGCGGCGCTGGGCCGCGCACAGGAGGCTTGGCGGCTCGCTGCGACGGCTGGAAAAGCCGAACGCGATGCCGCCACCGCGGAATTTGATCGCGCCGAGAGCGAACGTGATGCCGCGCTCGATCGGCTGGAACAAGCCCTTTCGGACTGTGTTGCCGAGCTTGGTGACGCGGCGGAAGAAGAAGAACTCCCGCTCTTTGCGGCTGTGTTGCCCGACGACGGCGACCGAGAGGTCGGAGCCTCGCCGCAAGGGGACGATGCGTCTCCGGGCGATGGAGAGGAGCGTGACGAGGTAGCGGCCGACAGCGCCAACGGAAACCCTGCTGACGACGGCTCGTACGAATGGCCAGATGTCGAGGAAGCGATGGTGGAGGACGCTCTTGCCGAAACTATGCCTTCCGAAGGGGCCGCCGCCGAGCCGGTGCGGGAGTTGGCGCTGTTGACCGAGCCTTTGCCGCTCGCGGAACCTGATTTCGATGCCGCTCCGCTAGCACGCAACGAGCCCGACGCCCCCGACGAACCGCAGCCGCAGCTGCCGCGGTGGGAAGAATGGATCGCTGCCGCGCTCGAAGGCAAACGCTATGGATTAGCCGTGCATCTCGCGGACGGCCGCCGGCTGTCAGGGGCCGAGCTGCCAGGCAGCTTTCCCGCTCCGGCGATCGAAGCCCTGCTGACCGGCAATGGTGTCCATACAGCTTTCAACAAGCCCTGGGTCGCCTATCAGGAGCTCGCAGAGGCGCTGATTGCTATTGCTAAAAATTCGAACGGTCAGCCGACTGATCTTTTGCTGCTCGCTGGCGCGATGCGGCCTGCGATGCTGCAATCCGATACCGCCATGGCAGTCATTGATGCCCTCGACGGCGGGATCGGTGCCGCCTTCAAACCGCTGCGGCGGGTCATCCAGAATGTAGCGACGCTCCGCCTCGTTCACATGGCGGACCTCGCGGCGGCCCCGGATCAGGAAGAAAAGCATCGCCGCGCCGGCGATATCAAGGACAGGCTCACCGCCTGGCGCGCCGGGGCGCCGACCCGCAAAACCAATTATCAGCCCGCGACTGCCGTATGGCAGGAGCTTGTCAGTCCGGCAGGGATAATTGGACGCGCCTTTCAACTCGCGCTCGCGGGGAAGGGCGATGCCCTGTCCGCCGTTCGCTCGCAGGTCGCGCTCCTCAAGGATGAAGATGCGATCATCGACGGCGTGCAAAGCCTGCTCGCCAAAGGGATACGCCGCGATGCGATCGAAGGCGTCGCGCGCAAGCAGATCCGCGGCCTCATTGGCAGCGCCACCGAGCTTTTGGGTGAGTGGATCGCGGTCAATGAGGAAATCGGCCGTACCGACGATCCACATCACAGCCACCGGACGGCCCTCGTTGGCGCCATCGCCCAGTCGCGCGAGATATTGGCGGGTCTGGATCGCGACACGCCTTCGCTCGATGCGGCGATTGCGACCTTCGACGCGGTGTTGACCGACCTCGATGAGCAGCTGCGCGGCACCGCATACACCCCCCTATACCCAGACGTAGCTCTCGACAGCGAGATCGCGCTGCTTGCCCATTTTCCGCTCAATGCACGGCGGTCATTCCGGGTGCTTGGAAACGACGTCGAGGAACTGGCGCGTGCGGCCGAGATCGCTTTCTCGCCCGCGCTGTCGACGATCGCTTCCGCCTTCGACGAAGCGCTCCGGCTCGGGGCCGCGAGCAGCGCTAGGCGGCTTCTCCCCGGCCTCGACCCGCAAAATGACGAGGCGGATGTCGCACGGGTCGCCGCGAGCGTGGTCCGGTCGCGGGAGGAGCTGGAGGAGCGCAAACGCCGGCTTCGCCAGCGTCTCGACGACCTGCAGATCGCCTCGACGAGCAGTAGCAGCGCGCTCGACGAACTCGAAGGCGCGATGACCAGCTTCGAGCAGCTCGTGATCGCCGAACTGCCCCTCGATATCGGCGAGCCCGGCTCTATCGCCGACTTTCCGGCAGCGAATGCCGAACTCGACCGCATAGCGCGTTCGCTCGAAAGGATCCGGGCGCCCCAACGGGCCAACCTCGAAACCCGCATCGCGGCCCTCGAAAAACTCTATGGCGGTCTGGACGACTGCCGCGCGCAGCTCGAGCGCGGAGATCTGGGCACCCTCGCCGAGGAGGTCGACCAGATCGAAAAGCACGGGATCGTCGACGCGGCAGAAGGCGCGCCTCTCTCGCTGCTTCGCCGGTTTGCGGACCTTCTCAAGGCGGCGGGCGACAAGCCATCAGTTCCGATCGGCAATCTTCCGAAGGCCGCGCGCGAAGGCGAAAAGCTCGAGCTTTTCGATTTCACCGCACTGAAGCCGCTCGACCGAGAGCGCTCGACGAAATTGCTCGAAGCCTGGAACATGCTCCGGCGTATGACATCTCCGGGGCTTCGACGCGACAAACGCGGCGATCCGCTCGTGAAAGTGGGTGCCGCGGCCGCCGACGTCCTCGCGGCGCTGGGCTTCACCGGTGTAAAGGCCAAGGATCCCAAGCGCGACAAGAGCTGGTTCCAGTTCTCGATGGCGACCGTGCCGCTTCGTGACCGCGATGTATGTCCTGTCGCGGCTTTCGGCAGCGAGCGGGTGAACGGCAACGATCGCGTTGCCCATTATCCCGTGATCGTCGTTTCTCCGGGCGACATCGATGCCTGCATCGGCTCTTTCGACCAACTTCCCGAACAGGCGATTTTGCTGTTCACGGACCCGCTCGATGCGCGGCAGCGGCGCGAACTCCAGCGAAGGGCGCGGCGTAGCACGCGCTCAATCGCGGTCGCCGATACGCTGACGATCGCTGCCTTGGCGACGACCCGCGAGGCGGGTACGCGCCAGTTCTTCGAACTCGCCATCCCCTATGGCAGCTCACACACCTATTCCGATACGGGGTCCGACACGGCGATCGAGAATTTCTTCGGACGCGATGCCGAAATGCGCGCTCTCGTCGATTCTCGCGGCACCTGTTTCGTTTATGGGGGGCGCCAGCTCGGCAAGACGGCGCTTCTCAAGCAGATCGAGCTTCGCGAAAACGGCAACGACGACCGTGTCGCTCTTTATTGTTATATCAAGCCGGTCGGCGATACCGAAGGTGCCGACGATGTCTGGAAGGAAATCCAGCGCCGGGTGCAGGCCCGGGGCATGGTCCTGCCAAAGGCCCCGAGCATTCAGGAGCAGTTGAAGGCCTGGGTACTGCAAAAGGCTGGACGCTATCTGTTGATCATGCTCGATGAAGCCGACGCATTCCTCGCCGGCGAGATGAAGGCGAATTTTCCGATCATCGAGCAGATGAAAGCGATGATGGAAGAAACCCAGCGGGCGATCAAATTCGTCTTCGCAGGTCTTCACAACGTCCAGCGCTTCTACCGCGCGCCCAATAGTCCGCTGCTCCACCTCGGCTTGCCGGTCAACGTCGGCCCCTTGCTCGGCACCGACCGCGTCGCGGCGCGGCAGATGGCGATCGCGCCGATGGCGGCGCTCGGCTTCGAGTTCGAGGATCAGATCGACGCCTATCATATGCTGTCGCTCATCGGCTTCTACCCCTCACTCATGCAAAGTTTCGGCATGGCGGTGGTGACCGCGATGAACACCCAGCTCGGGCGCGGTACCGGACCCGTCTCCATGCCGTTCCGGATCAAGCGCGAGGTCATCGACGCTTGTTTCAACCAGCAGACATTCCGTACGAGCGTCGTGCGCCGTCTTCAGAACACGCTGAAACTGGATGAGCGGTACGAATTGATCACTTATGCGGTCTGGAGCCGCATGCAGGATGACAGCCTCGCGGGCCTCTCGACGGCCTTCGGCTACACCGCCTCCGAAATATCCCGCCTGTCGCGCGACTGGTGGCCCGCGGGATTCGCGGAAACGGAATCGCTCGAAAGCTTCACCGCCATTCTCGACGAGATGGAAGAAATGGGTGTGCTCGCCCGCAAGGGCGATCTTTATGCGCTCCGCTCCCAGCGCATTGCGGCGATGCTCGGCGGCAAGGTCGAAATCGAAAGCCGGATGCAGGAACTGATTGAGCGTCCGCCGACCCGCAGCCCCGATCCGCTGTCCAGCCATCGCCGGATGGGAGCGCGCTGGTCGCCGCTCGCGCTTCGCCAAGAAGCGGCGCTCGTCAAGCATCTCACCGATCCCGCGGGCCCACGCATCTTCCTTATCGGCGCAGCGCCCGCCGCCGGGCTCGATCGTCTCGGCGACGCCATCAACGAGCTAATCGCATCGCCTGCCGTGCCGCTCACCAGTCCGCGTCGTCTGAAGGACGCCGACGCCGCGACCATCATCGAGGTCGCCGGACGTCAGCGCCGCGAGGCATCGCCGGAGGCCCCGCGCGTTCTGCTGGTCGAAGGCAAATTGCCGACAGTCGACGGGCTGGCGCTGCTGCGACGCGACCGAGTCTTTCGTGAAACGCAGCGTCCCGTGCGGCTCGTCCTGTGCGGAACGCCAACGGCCGATATCGCGGCGCTCTCGCCCGAGCGCGATCTCCTGTCGATCCAAGTAGGTCCACTCAGTCACGAGGCAATCGCACACTGGATGAGCCGCGAGGAATTTCCCGAGGACGAGCGGATTCAGTCGGCGCTGCGCAGCGCGACGGGGGGCTGGCTCGATGTCCTCGAACGCAATCCGGTTACCTCGGCCGTGCGAAAGCGCGGCGTCGATGCCATGATCGAAATGATCGGCGCAGCTGCCGGCAGCTTTACCTCTGCCGATCTCGGCCTCGACGCCGAGGCGCTCGAGTTTGCCGGCGCCTTGCTGAAGGCGCAGGGCGGTGGTGGCAGCAGCGAAGGCGAAATGGCCGACTGGGCAACGCTCGTAGACGAACGTGCCGGAGCGGCAAGGCTTCGCCTTCTCGACGCGCTGGGGGTCGTCGAAACGCTCCCGACCGCGGGCGAAACCGCCGTTCGCGCCTTTAATCCGCTCGCCGCGCGACTCCTCGCGTGA
- a CDS encoding HigA family addiction module antitoxin encodes MAIKIHPSIHVHPGPWLKRHIVEPHGINLQDLAQHFSVSHQNLRNVLSGHTGLTADMAIRFEKAFSLKADTLMRMQGAYDLAQYLPRPSAMSRR; translated from the coding sequence ATGGCTATTAAAATTCATCCCTCGATCCATGTTCATCCCGGCCCTTGGCTCAAGAGGCACATCGTGGAGCCGCACGGCATTAACTTGCAGGATTTGGCGCAGCATTTCAGCGTATCTCACCAGAATCTGCGCAATGTGCTTAGCGGCCATACCGGGCTGACGGCCGATATGGCGATCCGATTCGAAAAGGCGTTTAGCCTGAAAGCTGACACTCTCATGCGGATGCAAGGAGCATATGACCTTGCTCAATACCTGCCGAGACCCAGCGCTATGTCGCGGCGGTGA